The genomic window GACAATTTTGTCTTACTGCTAAATTTTGAGGATGAAGCTATTAGCCCATTATTCGAAGATTTAACAATCGATAATCAAAAAGAAGCCTTTATCACTCTAGGCTGTGCTTCTAGCTATGAAGAAATTCAAGAGGTATTATTGAGCCGAGATAGAGTTAAGCAAAATAGATTAATTGAAGAATGTGCATTCAATATCTGTAATTTCTGTATTAAGTACCAAAATCTCTTTTCAAGTAAGGATTATCAAATCCAATCTTCAAAAAATTCCATTCCTACTAGTGGTTTATCCGTGACTGAAAATTATACAGATGTTTCTAGTCAAAAAGAAGGCATAGATTTTGAATTTAAGATTAAATCAAACCTAGAGAAAGTGGGATATGCAATTAGTATGACGCCTACAACAGGAGATCAAGGGGTAGATATTATCGCAACTCGCAACGGTAAGAAATATGCTATCCAATGCAAGTCATATACAGGACAAGTCGGCAATGCTGCTGTACAAGAGGTGATTGCGGGAAGAATCTTTTATGACTGCGACTATGCCTGTGTTGTGACAGACTCTAGCTTCACTCCATCTGCGTATCAATTGGCAGCCAAAGCAGGGGTAATCATGTGTGCTAATGAAAATCTTGATCCATTAAAATAAATGGAGGGAGAGAATTGCTGCTGATTTTTGTCTCTACCAGTTAGAATTGTATATGAGATTCGGATAGGGCTTCCAAAATCAGGAGGCTCTTTTTTTTATGCAATCGTACCGCTTTTCCATCAGTGAAACCCCCGCTTCAATCTCGTTACCTCCATCCCCTTCTCATGAGGGGATTTTCTTTATGGTTAATCCAGGAGGGCTGAGATGGAAGAAGAAAAGGACCTAAATCTCACCGAGCTTACCCAATATCAGCTTCGGTTCATTGATGAATACATGAAGTGCGGGAACAAGCGTGAAGCCATGCTCAAATGTGGTTACAAGGGCAAAGGCAAACGCTCTACAGTGACCAGCAGTGCAGCCAAGCTCTACAACCTACCGAAAGTACAGGCAGAGATCGAGAGACGCCGTAGAGAGCTTGCAGAAGAGAATCTGATCGATGCTAAGGCCATAGTGAAGCGTCTTACCAAGATGTT from Candidatus Woesearchaeota archaeon includes these protein-coding regions:
- a CDS encoding terminase small subunit, whose amino-acid sequence is MEEEKDLNLTELTQYQLRFIDEYMKCGNKREAMLKCGYKGKGKRSTVTSSAAKLYNLPKVQAEIERRRRELAEENLIDAKAIVKRLTKMFNGKLSSEFVTKQGQVRPHREDKYALPACSAVHLPQSQTNRVL